Proteins encoded in a region of the Xiphophorus couchianus chromosome 11, X_couchianus-1.0, whole genome shotgun sequence genome:
- the LOC114152588 gene encoding voltage-dependent T-type calcium channel subunit alpha-1H-like isoform X2, with protein MTETNDQLMTQYDATVITPLPENGEPRSTMDESNDSAFQRFCTKFLFSHWPGYISFLVIAIGCIVHGTYLPCTDEHLLQKISSRTMLGYFCVELIIRLKALGLQEFLTYNWHIFDFFVICVEVVDLVFELCDIHLSLSYSVSPLRLLCRIEEMRKLVTMLLGLLPMLANVIILYVLVIYIFAIVGVQLWAGDLLNRCFLPDEMLAMYSNLTPSYASVPGERSPFICSLEDGMRVCEDIPPKREGSLICTLPAPHLDPLASTRNGSECVNWNAYYNICRSSGQNPNLNSINFDNIGYSWIAVFQSVTLEGWSDIMYYVMDAKSWWSFVYFIVLTILASYVIMNTCAVVIATHYSDAMKHEPGRKFPGTVSFREVWNSIKARVSKLISRVSDIWGSNHHHLEESSPLGRCWLPIRRKLEALVTGNVFNRFITIAILLNILTMAIEHHDQPEMMTNVLQISNYVFTGVFVMEMVLKLMALGSDYFMDWSNNFDCLIVIISLWELQADTDSRLSVLRAFRALRFGRLVHFLPYLYRQLMVLKRTIEEAAMLCWLLFFIVFLFSVVGMHIFGCEIKGDIGDYGSRSFDKIDSRKNFDNLLWAMVTVFQVLTLEDWNFVLYNCMASISPWSALFFVLMIIVGKNVILNILVGIVVENFQNQPEDHATLSGIPSTVIPHRAVGWKRWFKEREDWSFYVFSPQNRWRLFCDKLVSHRYFNSGIQFIIMLNCITIAFERPSILPDSNERYYLDIFNDFFSAVFLVEMLLKMIAHGLIIGETTYCHSPWNNLDAFLVFMSILDVAILLGTEEGSSRPLAILKILRLLRTLRPLRMIDRTPQLRLAVVALLASVKPMGNIIIVCGIFFFFYGILGVQLFKGKFFYCQGSNVSMIVNKSDCLSSNYEWLLKEYNFDNLISALISVFVMYSKDGWVELMYDGLDAVGVDQQPIPNHNLWMLLYFISFILMSFILLDMFIGVMVETFHKCQREQRIAHKMKSRSSSELEDEAFFLQYSASRRKIHSICTSPALEYSITTCIFISMFVMGAEHFQQPMYVTVILESVFYILTLLLVIEIILKFIAFGIVRFLKDGWNILDIFIVLISIVSIIVAQVKHAEKIPINMSIFRVVRVLRLAQVLKTTKIKVLLKTIIRTLSQVGNISLLFMFFFFIYAALGVELFGNLACSLDFPCLGLHRLSDFNNFMLSLLTLYKVSTGDNWSGILKDTMPNCDIDDERWCHPYLSWASPIFFTSFVITVQFVLVNLVVAVIMQALNDSKKEGDGETQMKMSVLLNEPSLPEHLLQEDDT; from the exons ATGACTGAGACCAATGACCAACTGATGACCCAGTATGATGCAACAGTCATCACACCATTACCAGAAAACGGGGAGCCCAGATCGACCATGGATGAGTCAAATGACTCAGCCTTCCAGCGGTTCTGCACTAAGTTTCTCTTTAGCCA TTGGCCAGGctatatttcttttttggtcATAGCGATTGGCTGTATTGTTCATGGAACTTACCTTCCTTGCACAGATGAACATCTCCTTCAAAAG ATTTCATCACGCACGATGCTTGGCTACTTCTGTGTGGAGCTGATAATCAGACTGAAGGCCCTGGGCCTCCAGGAATTCCTGACATACAACTGGCACATATTCGACTTCTTTGTTATTTGTGTAGA GGTTGTGGACTTAGTTTTTGAACTTTGTGATATACACCTATCACTCTCCTATTCAGTTTCCCCATTGCGACTGTTGTGCAGAATTGAAG AGATGCGCAAGTTGGTGACCATGCTCCTAGGGCTCCTGCCCATGCTGGCAAATGTAATCATACTCTATGTGCTCGTCATATACATCTTTGCCATTGTGGGAGTCCAGCTGTGGGCGGGGGACCTGCTTAACCGCTGCTTTTTGCCAGATGAGATGCTTGC AATGTACAGCAACTTAACTCCGAGCTACGCGTCCGTCCCTGGCGAAAGATCTCCCTTCATCTGTAGCCTTGAAGATGGCATGCGGGTCTGTGAAGACATACCTCCCAAGCGTGAAGGCAGTCTCATCTGTACATTACCCGCTCCCCATCTGGATCCACTTGCTTCGACCCGTAATGGTAGTGAATGTGTTAACTGGAATGCATACTACAACATATGTCGTTCTAGTGGACAAAACCCAAACTTGAACTCTATAAATTTTGACAACATCGGCTACTCCTGGATTGCCGTTTTCCAG tctGTCACGCTGGAAGGCTGGTCTGACATAATGTACTATGTGATGGACGCAAAATCCTGGTGGAGTTTTGTGTATTTCATCGTCCTCACAATT CTCGCCTCCTACGTCATAATGAACACATGTGCCGTTGTTATTGCCACCCACTACTCAGATGCCATGAAACATGAACCTGGAAGGAAGTTTCCTGGTACTGTGAGCTTCCGTGAAGTTTGGAATTCTATAAAGGCGAGGGTTTCAAAACTCATCTCAAG AGTGAGTGACATATGGGGCTCCAATCATCACCACTTAGAGGAATCATCACCACTG GGCCGGTGCTGGCTGCCTATCCGTAGGAAGCTAGAGGCGCTTGTGACAGGGAACGTCTTCAACAGGTTTATCACAATTGCTATTTTGCTCAACATCCTAACCATGGCCATCGAGCACCATGACCag CCAGAGATGATGACGAATGTGTTACAGATCTCTAACTATGTCTTCACGGGTGTGTTTGTCATGGAGATGGTCCTGAAACTGATGGCCTTGGGGTCTGACTACTTTATGGACTGGAGCAACAACTTCGACTGTCTCATAGTTATCATTAG TTTGTGGGAACTGCAAGCTGATACTGACAGCAGACTGTCGGTTCTGCGTGCATTTCGAGCCCTGCGGTTTGGGAGGCTTGTGCATTTCCTCCCCTACCTGTACAGACAACTGATGGTGCTGAAGAGGACCATTGAGGAGGCAGCTATGCTGTGCTGGCTGCTGTTCTTCATTGTCTTCCTCTTCAG CGTTGTGGGAATGCACATCTTCGGCTGTGAAATTAAGGGAGACATAGGCGATTACGGCAGCAGAAGCTTCGACAAGATTGACTCGCGGAAAAACTTTGACAACCTCCTGTGGGCCATGGTCACAGTGTTCCAG GTTCTGACGTTAGAAGATTGGAACTTTGTCCTTTACAACTGCATGGCCTCCATCTCACCATGGTCTGCTCTGTTTTTCGTGTTGATGATTATTGTGGGAAAGAACGTGATTCTCAACATCTTGGTGGGGATTGTTGTTGAGAACTTCCAGAACCAG CCTGAAGATCACGCAACACTTTCAGGAATTCCTTCAACCGTTATCCCTCAT CGAGCTGTAGGCTGGAAGCGCTGGTTCAAAGAGCGTGAAGATTGGTCCTTCTATGTGTTTTCTCCACAGAACAG ATGGCGTCTATTTTGCGACAAACTGGTGTCCCACAGGTATTTCAACTCGGGGATTCAGTTTATCATCATGCTGAACTGCATTACTATTGCTTTTGAGAGGCCTTCCATCCTGCCCGATAGCAAT GAACGATATTACTTGGATATATTCAATGACTTCTTCTCCGCTGTCTTTCTCGTGGAAATGCTACTGAAG atgATAGCACATGGACTGATCATTGGGGAGACCACCTATTGCCACAGTCCCTGGAACAACTTGGACGCCTTTCTGGTATTCATGTCTATATTAGACGTCGCCATCCTACTGGGAACGGAGGAGGGAAGTTCCAGACCTCTGGCCATCCTTAAAATACTGCGTCTGCTGCGTACGCTCCGTCCCCTCAG GATGATTGATCGAACCCCCCAACTGAGACTGGCCGTGGTGGCGCTGTTAGCTTCTGTTAAGCCCATGGGAAACATCATTATCGTTTGcggcattttctttttcttttacggCATCCTTGGAGTGCAG CTGTTCAAGGGAAAGTTCTTTTACTGCCAAGGTTCCAATGTATCGATGATCGTCAACAAGTCGGACTGTCTCTCATCCAATTACGAATGGTTGCTTAAGGAGTACAACTTCGACAACCTGATTTCG GCTCTGATATCAGTGTTTGTCATGTACTCCAAGGACGGCTGGGTCGAACTGATGTATGACGGGCTTGATGCTGTTGGAGTGGACCAGCAG CCTATTCCCAACCACAACCTGTGGATGCTTCTCTACTTTATCTCGTTCATCCTGATGAGCTTTATATTGCTCGACATGTTCATTGGGGTGATGGTGGAGACATTCCACAAATGCCAACGGGAGCAGCGAATAGCTCATAAAATGAAGTCCAGGTCGTCCTCTG AGCTTGAAGATGAGGCGTTTTTCCTTCAGTATTCCGCTTCACGTCGAAAAATACATTCCATCTGTACCAGTCCTGCTCTGGAGTATTCCATTACGACCTGCATCTTCATCAGTATGTTTGTGATGGGAGCAGAACACTTCCAACAGCCTATG TATGTAACAGTTATTTTAGAGAGCGTCTTCTACATCTTAACCCTCTTGCTGGTCATTGAAATCATACTGAAGTTCATCGCATTTGGCATCGTGAGGTTCCTGAAAGATGG CTGGAACATACTGGACATTTTTATCGTCCTGATTTCTATCGTCAGCATCATTGTGGCTCAGGTGAAACACGCTGAAAAGATCCCAATCAATATGAGCATCTTCCGTGTGGTCAGAGTCCTCAGACTTGCACAAG ttcTCAAGACCACAAAGATCAAAGTTTTGCTCAAAACCATCATCAGGACTCTGTCGCAG GTTGGAAACATCAGTCtcttgttcatgtttttcttcttcatctatGCTGCCCTGGGAGTAGAGCTCTTTGGCAATCTCG CATGCTCCTTAGACTTCCCTTGCCTCGGCCTGCACCGCCTCAGTGACTTCAACAACTTCATGCTGTCCTTACTAACGCTGTACAAAGTCAGCACAGGAGATAATTGGAGCGGCATCCTGAAA GACACAATGCCAAACTGCGATATCGATGACGAGAGGTGGTGTCATCCCTACCTGTCCTGGGCTTCTCCCATTTTCTTCACCTCCTTTGTCATCACGGTCCAGTTTGTTCTCGTGAACTTGGTGGTGGCAGTAATCATGCAGGCGCTGAACGACAGCAAGAAG GAAGGAGATGGGGAAACACAGATGAAAATGAGTGTACTTCTCAACGAACCTTCGCTACCTGAGCACCTCCTACAGGAGGACGACACGTAA
- the LOC114152588 gene encoding voltage-dependent T-type calcium channel subunit alpha-1H-like isoform X1: MTETNDQLMTQYDATVITPLPENGEPRSTMDESNDSAFQRFCTKFLFSHWPGYISFLVIAIGCIVHGTYLPCTDEHLLQKISSRTMLGYFCVELIIRLKALGLQEFLTYNWHIFDFFVICVEVVDLVFELCDIHLSLSYSVSPLRLLCRIEEMRKLVTMLLGLLPMLANVIILYVLVIYIFAIVGVQLWAGDLLNRCFLPDEMLAMYSNLTPSYASVPGERSPFICSLEDGMRVCEDIPPKREGSLICTLPAPHLDPLASTRNGSECVNWNAYYNICRSSGQNPNLNSINFDNIGYSWIAVFQSVTLEGWSDIMYYVMDAKSWWSFVYFIVLTILASYVIMNTCAVVIATHYSDAMKHEPGRKFPGTVSFREVWNSIKARVSKLISRVSDIWGSNHHHLEESSPLGRCWLPIRRKLEALVTGNVFNRFITIAILLNILTMAIEHHDQPEMMTNVLQISNYVFTGVFVMEMVLKLMALGSDYFMDWSNNFDCLIVIISLWELQADTDSRLSVLRAFRALRFGRLVHFLPYLYRQLMVLKRTIEEAAMLCWLLFFIVFLFSVVGMHIFGCEIKGDIGDYGSRSFDKIDSRKNFDNLLWAMVTVFQVLTLEDWNFVLYNCMASISPWSALFFVLMIIVGKNVILNILVGIVVENFQNQPEDHATLSGIPSTVIPHSAGDTEQDQLNAESTTVQVQPLQVEEARAVPIDQDLRAVGWKRWFKEREDWSFYVFSPQNRWRLFCDKLVSHRYFNSGIQFIIMLNCITIAFERPSILPDSNERYYLDIFNDFFSAVFLVEMLLKMIAHGLIIGETTYCHSPWNNLDAFLVFMSILDVAILLGTEEGSSRPLAILKILRLLRTLRPLRMIDRTPQLRLAVVALLASVKPMGNIIIVCGIFFFFYGILGVQLFKGKFFYCQGSNVSMIVNKSDCLSSNYEWLLKEYNFDNLISALISVFVMYSKDGWVELMYDGLDAVGVDQQPIPNHNLWMLLYFISFILMSFILLDMFIGVMVETFHKCQREQRIAHKMKSRSSSELEDEAFFLQYSASRRKIHSICTSPALEYSITTCIFISMFVMGAEHFQQPMYVTVILESVFYILTLLLVIEIILKFIAFGIVRFLKDGWNILDIFIVLISIVSIIVAQVKHAEKIPINMSIFRVVRVLRLAQVLKTTKIKVLLKTIIRTLSQVGNISLLFMFFFFIYAALGVELFGNLACSLDFPCLGLHRLSDFNNFMLSLLTLYKVSTGDNWSGILKDTMPNCDIDDERWCHPYLSWASPIFFTSFVITVQFVLVNLVVAVIMQALNDSKKEGDGETQMKMSVLLNEPSLPEHLLQEDDT; the protein is encoded by the exons ATGACTGAGACCAATGACCAACTGATGACCCAGTATGATGCAACAGTCATCACACCATTACCAGAAAACGGGGAGCCCAGATCGACCATGGATGAGTCAAATGACTCAGCCTTCCAGCGGTTCTGCACTAAGTTTCTCTTTAGCCA TTGGCCAGGctatatttcttttttggtcATAGCGATTGGCTGTATTGTTCATGGAACTTACCTTCCTTGCACAGATGAACATCTCCTTCAAAAG ATTTCATCACGCACGATGCTTGGCTACTTCTGTGTGGAGCTGATAATCAGACTGAAGGCCCTGGGCCTCCAGGAATTCCTGACATACAACTGGCACATATTCGACTTCTTTGTTATTTGTGTAGA GGTTGTGGACTTAGTTTTTGAACTTTGTGATATACACCTATCACTCTCCTATTCAGTTTCCCCATTGCGACTGTTGTGCAGAATTGAAG AGATGCGCAAGTTGGTGACCATGCTCCTAGGGCTCCTGCCCATGCTGGCAAATGTAATCATACTCTATGTGCTCGTCATATACATCTTTGCCATTGTGGGAGTCCAGCTGTGGGCGGGGGACCTGCTTAACCGCTGCTTTTTGCCAGATGAGATGCTTGC AATGTACAGCAACTTAACTCCGAGCTACGCGTCCGTCCCTGGCGAAAGATCTCCCTTCATCTGTAGCCTTGAAGATGGCATGCGGGTCTGTGAAGACATACCTCCCAAGCGTGAAGGCAGTCTCATCTGTACATTACCCGCTCCCCATCTGGATCCACTTGCTTCGACCCGTAATGGTAGTGAATGTGTTAACTGGAATGCATACTACAACATATGTCGTTCTAGTGGACAAAACCCAAACTTGAACTCTATAAATTTTGACAACATCGGCTACTCCTGGATTGCCGTTTTCCAG tctGTCACGCTGGAAGGCTGGTCTGACATAATGTACTATGTGATGGACGCAAAATCCTGGTGGAGTTTTGTGTATTTCATCGTCCTCACAATT CTCGCCTCCTACGTCATAATGAACACATGTGCCGTTGTTATTGCCACCCACTACTCAGATGCCATGAAACATGAACCTGGAAGGAAGTTTCCTGGTACTGTGAGCTTCCGTGAAGTTTGGAATTCTATAAAGGCGAGGGTTTCAAAACTCATCTCAAG AGTGAGTGACATATGGGGCTCCAATCATCACCACTTAGAGGAATCATCACCACTG GGCCGGTGCTGGCTGCCTATCCGTAGGAAGCTAGAGGCGCTTGTGACAGGGAACGTCTTCAACAGGTTTATCACAATTGCTATTTTGCTCAACATCCTAACCATGGCCATCGAGCACCATGACCag CCAGAGATGATGACGAATGTGTTACAGATCTCTAACTATGTCTTCACGGGTGTGTTTGTCATGGAGATGGTCCTGAAACTGATGGCCTTGGGGTCTGACTACTTTATGGACTGGAGCAACAACTTCGACTGTCTCATAGTTATCATTAG TTTGTGGGAACTGCAAGCTGATACTGACAGCAGACTGTCGGTTCTGCGTGCATTTCGAGCCCTGCGGTTTGGGAGGCTTGTGCATTTCCTCCCCTACCTGTACAGACAACTGATGGTGCTGAAGAGGACCATTGAGGAGGCAGCTATGCTGTGCTGGCTGCTGTTCTTCATTGTCTTCCTCTTCAG CGTTGTGGGAATGCACATCTTCGGCTGTGAAATTAAGGGAGACATAGGCGATTACGGCAGCAGAAGCTTCGACAAGATTGACTCGCGGAAAAACTTTGACAACCTCCTGTGGGCCATGGTCACAGTGTTCCAG GTTCTGACGTTAGAAGATTGGAACTTTGTCCTTTACAACTGCATGGCCTCCATCTCACCATGGTCTGCTCTGTTTTTCGTGTTGATGATTATTGTGGGAAAGAACGTGATTCTCAACATCTTGGTGGGGATTGTTGTTGAGAACTTCCAGAACCAG CCTGAAGATCACGCAACACTTTCAGGAATTCCTTCAACCGTTATCCCTCAT agcGCTGGAGATACCGAACAAGACCAACTGAACGCTGAGTCCACCACTGTTCAGGTGCAGCCACTTCAGGTGGAAGAAGCGAGAGCTGTCCCGATTGACCAGGACCTG CGAGCTGTAGGCTGGAAGCGCTGGTTCAAAGAGCGTGAAGATTGGTCCTTCTATGTGTTTTCTCCACAGAACAG ATGGCGTCTATTTTGCGACAAACTGGTGTCCCACAGGTATTTCAACTCGGGGATTCAGTTTATCATCATGCTGAACTGCATTACTATTGCTTTTGAGAGGCCTTCCATCCTGCCCGATAGCAAT GAACGATATTACTTGGATATATTCAATGACTTCTTCTCCGCTGTCTTTCTCGTGGAAATGCTACTGAAG atgATAGCACATGGACTGATCATTGGGGAGACCACCTATTGCCACAGTCCCTGGAACAACTTGGACGCCTTTCTGGTATTCATGTCTATATTAGACGTCGCCATCCTACTGGGAACGGAGGAGGGAAGTTCCAGACCTCTGGCCATCCTTAAAATACTGCGTCTGCTGCGTACGCTCCGTCCCCTCAG GATGATTGATCGAACCCCCCAACTGAGACTGGCCGTGGTGGCGCTGTTAGCTTCTGTTAAGCCCATGGGAAACATCATTATCGTTTGcggcattttctttttcttttacggCATCCTTGGAGTGCAG CTGTTCAAGGGAAAGTTCTTTTACTGCCAAGGTTCCAATGTATCGATGATCGTCAACAAGTCGGACTGTCTCTCATCCAATTACGAATGGTTGCTTAAGGAGTACAACTTCGACAACCTGATTTCG GCTCTGATATCAGTGTTTGTCATGTACTCCAAGGACGGCTGGGTCGAACTGATGTATGACGGGCTTGATGCTGTTGGAGTGGACCAGCAG CCTATTCCCAACCACAACCTGTGGATGCTTCTCTACTTTATCTCGTTCATCCTGATGAGCTTTATATTGCTCGACATGTTCATTGGGGTGATGGTGGAGACATTCCACAAATGCCAACGGGAGCAGCGAATAGCTCATAAAATGAAGTCCAGGTCGTCCTCTG AGCTTGAAGATGAGGCGTTTTTCCTTCAGTATTCCGCTTCACGTCGAAAAATACATTCCATCTGTACCAGTCCTGCTCTGGAGTATTCCATTACGACCTGCATCTTCATCAGTATGTTTGTGATGGGAGCAGAACACTTCCAACAGCCTATG TATGTAACAGTTATTTTAGAGAGCGTCTTCTACATCTTAACCCTCTTGCTGGTCATTGAAATCATACTGAAGTTCATCGCATTTGGCATCGTGAGGTTCCTGAAAGATGG CTGGAACATACTGGACATTTTTATCGTCCTGATTTCTATCGTCAGCATCATTGTGGCTCAGGTGAAACACGCTGAAAAGATCCCAATCAATATGAGCATCTTCCGTGTGGTCAGAGTCCTCAGACTTGCACAAG ttcTCAAGACCACAAAGATCAAAGTTTTGCTCAAAACCATCATCAGGACTCTGTCGCAG GTTGGAAACATCAGTCtcttgttcatgtttttcttcttcatctatGCTGCCCTGGGAGTAGAGCTCTTTGGCAATCTCG CATGCTCCTTAGACTTCCCTTGCCTCGGCCTGCACCGCCTCAGTGACTTCAACAACTTCATGCTGTCCTTACTAACGCTGTACAAAGTCAGCACAGGAGATAATTGGAGCGGCATCCTGAAA GACACAATGCCAAACTGCGATATCGATGACGAGAGGTGGTGTCATCCCTACCTGTCCTGGGCTTCTCCCATTTTCTTCACCTCCTTTGTCATCACGGTCCAGTTTGTTCTCGTGAACTTGGTGGTGGCAGTAATCATGCAGGCGCTGAACGACAGCAAGAAG GAAGGAGATGGGGAAACACAGATGAAAATGAGTGTACTTCTCAACGAACCTTCGCTACCTGAGCACCTCCTACAGGAGGACGACACGTAA